The following proteins come from a genomic window of Gottfriedia acidiceleris:
- a CDS encoding DUF1934 domain-containing protein, whose amino-acid sequence MKGQQGIPVSIDFETLIKDPHGRDKISFQANGLYYKKDDVSYLLFDENHEDRKVKATMKIGKGEVTIIRNGGVMMRHQYRVNETTEGTFSNELGVFQTKAYTKKLQFLVSEGPLKGVLQLGYKLFVGDENAGSYNITVSIKEATI is encoded by the coding sequence GTGAAAGGACAACAAGGCATACCTGTCTCAATTGACTTTGAGACTTTGATAAAAGATCCGCACGGGCGTGATAAAATCAGTTTTCAAGCAAATGGCTTATACTATAAAAAAGATGATGTTTCTTATTTATTATTTGATGAAAATCACGAGGACCGAAAAGTAAAGGCTACTATGAAAATAGGTAAAGGGGAAGTAACAATTATTCGTAATGGCGGAGTTATGATGCGTCATCAATACAGAGTAAATGAAACAACAGAAGGTACTTTCTCAAATGAATTAGGAGTATTTCAAACTAAGGCATATACAAAAAAACTACAATTTCTAGTATCTGAAGGACCTTTAAAAGGAGTACTTCAATTAGGATATAAGTTATTCGTAGGAGATGAAAATGCTGGGTCATATAACATTACAGTATCAATTAAGGAGGCAACGATATGA
- the speB gene encoding agmatinase, with translation MRFDEAYSGNVFIKSHPSFEESKAVIYGMPMDWTVSFRPGSRFGPARIREVSIGLEEYSPYQDKELEEVKYFDAGDIPLPFGNAQRSLDMIEDYIDGLLAEGKFPLGMGGEHLVSWPVMKAMYKKYPDLAIIHFDAHTDLRDSYEGEPLSHSTPIKKVCDLIGPKNVYSFGIRSGMKEEFEWAKEVGMNLFKFEVLEPLKKVLPTLAGRPVYVTIDIDVLDPAHAPGTGTLEAGGITSKEMLDSILAIANSDINVVGADLVEVAPVYDHAEQTQVAASKFIREILLGWVK, from the coding sequence ATGCGTTTTGATGAAGCTTATTCTGGAAATGTATTCATTAAGAGTCATCCAAGCTTTGAAGAAAGTAAAGCAGTTATTTATGGTATGCCTATGGATTGGACTGTAAGTTTCAGACCAGGCTCTCGTTTTGGTCCTGCGCGTATTCGTGAAGTTTCAATTGGATTAGAGGAATATAGTCCATATCAAGATAAAGAACTAGAAGAAGTTAAGTATTTTGACGCAGGGGATATTCCATTACCATTTGGTAATGCGCAAAGAAGCCTTGATATGATTGAAGATTATATTGACGGGTTATTAGCTGAAGGTAAATTTCCTCTAGGAATGGGTGGGGAGCATCTTGTATCATGGCCAGTAATGAAAGCTATGTACAAGAAATACCCGGATTTAGCTATTATTCACTTTGATGCTCATACTGATTTACGTGATTCATATGAAGGTGAGCCATTATCTCACTCAACACCAATTAAAAAAGTTTGTGATTTAATTGGACCAAAAAATGTTTATTCATTTGGAATCCGTTCTGGTATGAAGGAAGAATTTGAATGGGCTAAAGAAGTTGGAATGAATTTATTCAAATTCGAAGTGCTTGAGCCTTTAAAGAAAGTACTTCCAACGCTTGCCGGCCGTCCAGTATATGTAACGATTGATATCGATGTATTAGATCCTGCACATGCTCCTGGAACAGGAACTCTTGAAGCAGGTGGTATTACATCAAAAGAAATGCTTGATAGCATCCTAGCAATCGCAAACAGTGATATTAACGTTGTTGGGGCAGACTTAGTAGAAGTAGCTCCAGTTTACGATCATGCAGAGCAAACTCAAGTTGCGGCAAGTAAATTTATTCGTGAAATTTTACTAGGTTGGGTAAAATAA
- the argS gene encoding arginine--tRNA ligase has protein sequence MNTLEQVKSRLKNEIEAAVLKAGLATEEQLPQVVLESPKDKTHGDFSTNMAMQLARVAKKAPRMIAEELINSFDQSKASIKKVEIAGPGFINFYMDNSYLTDLIPMIIKSGNEYGQTNFGNGEKILVEFVSANPTGDLHLGHARGAAFGDSLCNILDKAGYEVTREYYINDAGNQINNLTFSVEARYMQALGMDKEMPADGYHGSDIIEIGKTLAAEFGDRYVNEPEETRYKFFREYGLKLEMEKLQRDLRNFRVEFDVWYSETSLYQNGKVLEALDDLKQRGETYEEEGATWFRSTTYGDDKNRVLIKSDGTYTYLTPDIAYHRDKLSRGADKLIDILGADHHGYIPRMKAAIQALGYNADTLEVEIIQMVQLYQDGEKVKMSKRTGKAVTLRDLMEEVGTDATRYFFAMRGCDSHLDFDMDLAVSTSNENPVYYSQYAHARVCSILRQGEEMGIVYNGEADYSLVSSEKEYELLKKLGEFPATVSLAASKRTPHHITNYVFELAGTFHSFYNAEKVLDAENVEKSKARLALMKAVQVTLQNALALVGVSAPEKM, from the coding sequence ATGAATACATTAGAACAAGTAAAAAGTCGTTTGAAAAATGAAATCGAAGCGGCGGTATTAAAGGCAGGTTTAGCAACGGAGGAACAATTACCACAAGTCGTATTAGAATCACCTAAAGATAAAACGCACGGAGATTTTTCAACAAATATGGCAATGCAATTAGCACGTGTAGCTAAAAAGGCTCCTAGAATGATTGCAGAGGAATTAATTAATTCTTTTGATCAAAGTAAAGCAAGCATTAAGAAAGTAGAAATTGCTGGACCAGGTTTCATCAATTTTTATATGGATAATAGTTACCTTACTGATTTAATTCCAATGATTATTAAATCGGGAAATGAATATGGCCAAACAAACTTTGGTAACGGTGAAAAGATTTTAGTTGAGTTTGTTTCGGCAAATCCGACTGGAGATTTACATTTAGGTCATGCTCGTGGAGCTGCATTTGGAGATTCATTATGTAATATTTTAGATAAAGCAGGTTATGAAGTAACTCGCGAATATTATATTAATGATGCTGGAAACCAAATTAATAATTTAACATTTTCGGTAGAAGCTCGATATATGCAAGCACTTGGAATGGATAAAGAAATGCCAGCAGATGGCTATCATGGCTCAGACATTATTGAGATCGGTAAAACTTTAGCTGCTGAATTCGGTGACCGTTATGTGAATGAACCAGAAGAGACTCGTTACAAGTTCTTCCGTGAGTACGGGTTAAAATTAGAAATGGAAAAACTACAACGAGACCTACGTAATTTCAGAGTAGAATTTGATGTATGGTATTCAGAAACTTCATTATATCAAAATGGCAAAGTTTTAGAGGCTCTTGATGATTTAAAACAACGTGGTGAAACATATGAAGAAGAAGGAGCAACTTGGTTCCGTTCTACAACATATGGTGATGACAAAAACCGTGTACTAATAAAAAGCGATGGCACTTATACTTATTTAACTCCGGATATCGCTTACCACCGAGACAAGCTTAGTCGTGGTGCAGATAAATTAATTGATATTCTTGGGGCTGACCATCACGGATATATTCCTCGAATGAAAGCAGCAATTCAAGCATTAGGATATAATGCTGATACGCTTGAAGTAGAAATTATCCAAATGGTTCAGTTATATCAAGATGGTGAAAAAGTTAAAATGAGTAAACGTACAGGTAAAGCTGTAACGTTACGAGATTTAATGGAAGAAGTAGGTACTGATGCAACTCGTTATTTCTTTGCAATGCGTGGTTGTGATTCTCATTTAGACTTTGATATGGACTTAGCTGTTTCTACATCAAATGAAAACCCAGTGTATTATTCACAATATGCTCACGCTCGTGTTTGTAGTATTCTTCGTCAAGGAGAAGAAATGGGTATTGTTTACAATGGAGAAGCTGATTACAGCCTTGTTTCGTCTGAAAAAGAATATGAGTTATTAAAGAAATTAGGAGAATTCCCAGCAACGGTTTCATTAGCTGCTTCAAAACGTACTCCGCATCATATTACAAACTATGTGTTTGAATTAGCTGGTACATTCCACAGCTTCTATAACGCAGAAAAAGTATTAGATGCTGAAAATGTTGAAAAGTCAAAAGCTAGACTAGCTTTAATGAAGGCAGTTCAAGTTACGTTACAAAATGCATTAGCTTTAGTGGGAGTTTCTGCACCAGAAAAAATGTAA
- a CDS encoding transglycosylase domain-containing protein, whose amino-acid sequence MYNINYSFHWRTLQKVGILLTIISISGTLFLSCVYLFAATSTKPSLFIESNSSYYDHNQKLISKTKLLQNRKTLKIANVPPIAINSILVSEDRNFFHHHGFDLKRLGSAILINITKGQYAQGASTITQQLAKNLYLSQQKTLNRKLKEAYLTMRLESAYSKNKILEAYLNTIYFGHGIYGLETAANTFLGKETNELTIGESTFLLSIPANPSKYDPYVHFSSVKERQKRILSALEQNKLINSKSVKNAIDETIRLKPIKHTSNSSFTSYFQQSVQKEITASIGQSINNNGSQIYTTFNPAIQKHIDQAFDKYIRPIPDLQASVVVLNSQTGEVLGMTGGREKGQFLFNRAIASKRQVGSTIKPILYYSALENGYTPSTRLQSKPTIFHFENGDSYSPKNSGNLYAHDSITLAKAIAVSDNIYAVKTQQAIGTDEFIKAQKLFHLTIPNNNLASMALGTQDASLLDMTRAYALIANNGNEVIPHFVKEIKTQTGKTIYKEKFDKKQRLDKDQTIILKQLMNGMFNTNFSSYLPVTGTSIIPELSKDYYGKTGTTKTDSWMIGFHSNLIVGVWVGYDHSKNLTIEEGSLSKKVWASVMTNLLDKNIDTKLPSDLIKVAVDEKTGLLYKEGCGDKVSLYFRKGTQPTKPCMNKKMYPKHKKENKDSKPWYSKYLL is encoded by the coding sequence TTGTATAATATCAATTACTCTTTTCATTGGCGTACACTTCAAAAGGTCGGTATTTTGCTTACGATTATTTCAATTTCAGGAACACTATTTTTATCTTGTGTCTACTTGTTTGCAGCTACGTCTACAAAACCTTCATTATTTATTGAGTCAAATTCCAGTTATTATGATCACAATCAAAAGCTAATTAGTAAAACTAAGCTACTTCAAAATCGTAAAACACTTAAAATTGCAAATGTGCCTCCAATTGCAATCAATAGTATTTTAGTATCTGAGGATCGTAATTTTTTTCATCACCATGGCTTTGACTTAAAAAGGTTGGGTTCTGCTATTTTAATTAATATAACAAAGGGACAATACGCTCAAGGCGCAAGTACAATAACCCAGCAACTTGCAAAAAACTTATATCTTTCACAACAAAAAACACTTAATCGTAAATTAAAAGAGGCTTACTTAACGATGAGACTTGAGTCAGCTTACAGTAAAAATAAAATATTAGAAGCATATTTAAACACCATTTATTTTGGACATGGTATATATGGTCTAGAAACTGCGGCAAATACCTTCTTAGGAAAAGAGACAAACGAGCTGACAATTGGTGAATCGACATTTTTATTAAGTATTCCAGCCAACCCTTCTAAATATGATCCTTATGTTCATTTTTCATCAGTAAAGGAAAGGCAAAAACGAATTTTATCAGCACTTGAACAGAATAAATTAATCAACTCAAAAAGTGTTAAAAATGCAATTGATGAAACGATTAGGTTAAAACCAATTAAACACACTTCAAATTCTTCATTTACATCCTATTTCCAACAAAGCGTTCAAAAAGAAATTACTGCTTCAATTGGACAATCAATCAATAACAATGGTAGCCAAATTTATACAACATTTAATCCCGCTATTCAAAAACACATTGATCAAGCTTTTGATAAGTATATTAGGCCAATACCTGATTTACAGGCTAGTGTAGTCGTATTAAATAGTCAAACTGGTGAAGTATTAGGGATGACAGGAGGCCGTGAGAAAGGACAGTTTTTATTTAATCGAGCAATAGCGTCGAAAAGACAGGTTGGAAGTACAATAAAACCAATTCTATATTACAGTGCACTCGAAAATGGATATACCCCTTCAACAAGACTTCAAAGTAAGCCTACAATATTTCATTTTGAAAATGGAGATTCATATAGCCCAAAAAATAGTGGTAATCTATACGCACATGATTCAATTACTCTAGCTAAAGCTATTGCCGTTTCAGACAATATATACGCTGTAAAAACCCAACAGGCGATTGGAACTGACGAATTTATTAAAGCACAGAAGTTATTCCATTTAACCATACCAAATAACAATCTAGCTTCAATGGCACTCGGCACTCAAGATGCTTCATTGCTCGATATGACAAGAGCGTATGCTTTAATTGCAAATAATGGTAATGAAGTTATTCCCCATTTCGTAAAAGAGATTAAGACTCAAACTGGAAAGACAATTTATAAAGAAAAGTTTGATAAAAAACAAAGATTAGATAAAGATCAAACCATTATTCTTAAACAACTAATGAACGGTATGTTCAACACAAATTTTTCAAGCTACTTGCCAGTAACAGGTACTAGTATTATTCCTGAACTATCAAAAGATTATTATGGTAAAACTGGCACTACAAAAACGGACAGTTGGATGATTGGATTCCATTCGAATCTTATTGTTGGAGTATGGGTTGGATATGATCATTCAAAAAATTTAACCATAGAGGAAGGTTCACTGTCGAAGAAGGTATGGGCATCAGTTATGACAAATTTATTGGATAAAAATATAGACACTAAACTACCTAGTGATCTAATTAAAGTTGCTGTAGATGAAAAGACTGGTCTTTTGTATAAAGAAGGCTGCGGCGATAAGGTTTCACTTTATTTTCGTAAAGGGACACAACCTACAAAACCTTGTATGAATAAAAAAATGTACCCAAAACATAAAAAGGAAAATAAAGACAGTAAGCCTTGGTATTCAAAATATTTACTGTAA
- a CDS encoding MerR family transcriptional regulator: MLYKIDEVAKECGLTKRSIRYYEEIGLISPPERSEGGFRLYSDLHIERLKKIMNVRDVLGFSLQEVQEYMAISEAFEEFRLQYRENKEKMNEDERKKSLLGAEEVLAQQLKMIDEKLKKMNDIRDEMNEMYQRVKKALEQ, translated from the coding sequence TTGCTCTACAAGATAGATGAAGTAGCGAAAGAATGTGGATTAACAAAGCGATCGATTCGTTATTATGAAGAAATTGGTTTAATTTCTCCACCTGAAAGAAGTGAAGGAGGATTTCGACTTTATTCAGATCTTCATATCGAACGTTTAAAGAAAATAATGAATGTCCGTGATGTTCTTGGTTTTTCTTTGCAGGAGGTTCAGGAGTATATGGCAATCAGTGAGGCGTTTGAAGAATTCCGATTGCAATATAGAGAAAACAAGGAAAAGATGAATGAAGATGAAAGAAAGAAAAGTCTATTAGGAGCTGAAGAAGTACTCGCTCAACAATTAAAAATGATTGATGAAAAGCTTAAAAAAATGAACGACATTCGAGATGAAATGAATGAGATGTATCAGAGGGTGAAAAAAGCATTAGAACAATAA
- the speE gene encoding spermidine synthase, with translation MELWFTEKQTKNFGITAKINKTLHTEQTEFQKLDMVETEEFGNMLILDGMVMTTQKDEFVYHEMVAHVPLFTHPNPENVLVVGGGDGGVIREVLKHPSVKKATLVEIDGKVIEYSKIYLPEIAGKLEDPRVEVKVDDGFMHIANSENVYDVIMVDSTEPVGPAVNLFTKGFYAGISKALKEDGIFVAQTDNPWFTPELITQVQRDVREIFPITRLYIANIPTYPSGMWTFTIGSKKHDPLEVEENRFFDIETKYYTKELHKAAFVLPKFVADLTK, from the coding sequence ATGGAATTATGGTTTACTGAAAAACAAACAAAAAACTTTGGAATTACGGCTAAAATTAATAAAACTTTACATACAGAGCAAACTGAGTTTCAAAAGCTTGACATGGTAGAGACAGAAGAGTTCGGAAACATGCTTATTTTAGATGGTATGGTTATGACTACTCAAAAAGATGAGTTCGTTTACCACGAAATGGTTGCGCATGTACCTTTATTCACACACCCAAATCCTGAAAACGTATTAGTTGTAGGTGGCGGTGACGGCGGTGTTATTCGCGAAGTATTAAAACACCCAAGCGTAAAGAAAGCAACTCTAGTTGAAATCGATGGAAAAGTAATTGAGTACTCTAAAATATATTTACCTGAAATTGCAGGAAAATTAGAAGATCCACGTGTAGAAGTAAAAGTAGACGATGGATTTATGCATATTGCAAATAGTGAAAATGTTTACGATGTAATTATGGTAGACTCAACTGAACCAGTTGGTCCTGCAGTTAACTTATTTACAAAAGGCTTCTATGCTGGTATTTCTAAAGCATTAAAAGAAGATGGTATTTTTGTAGCTCAAACGGACAACCCATGGTTTACTCCTGAGTTAATCACACAAGTTCAACGTGATGTAAGAGAAATCTTCCCAATCACTCGTTTATACATTGCAAACATTCCAACATATCCAAGTGGAATGTGGACATTTACAATCGGTTCGAAAAAACATGATCCACTTGAAGTAGAAGAGAATCGTTTCTTTGATATTGAGACAAAATACTATACTAAAGAGCTACACAAAGCAGCGTTCGTATTACCAAAATTTGTAGCTGATCTTACTAAATAA
- a CDS encoding PepSY-associated TM helix domain-containing protein, producing MIKGVRKFILTLHLVCSLVFGLFIIAVCATGSVLVFGNQIEHVLNPQYFKPASSERNIGINEAEKILLEHYIGFQISRMDVPSKLTDVYHASMSKGHTEIDAYVDPSNGKLLGNFDREKSIVSFVKELHTHLLLDDIGETIIGIVAIAFIIILISGIYLWYPGIKRMIKSLKIKWNKSQMAKNLSLHNFIGVITLPFLLVVAITGMLFPFQENIEESLKLKFTSNYPEELKSVDNGKNQIGLETIVAQINKLHPEGELYKLRLPSEKEGVIEAQLSDGSYDPEGKGNTSEFFDQFSGKHLGTFSKNTKTVYDQFFVWRESLHRGTFGGIFVKTIYALVGIAPLGLGITGITMWALKRKNKVKKMRKLQQTA from the coding sequence ATGATAAAAGGGGTAAGAAAGTTTATTTTAACTCTACATTTGGTGTGCAGCTTAGTTTTTGGACTATTTATTATTGCTGTTTGTGCAACTGGTAGTGTATTAGTGTTTGGAAATCAGATTGAACATGTATTAAATCCGCAGTATTTTAAGCCTGCAAGTAGTGAAAGAAATATTGGAATTAATGAAGCAGAAAAGATTTTACTTGAACATTACATAGGTTTTCAAATTTCGAGGATGGATGTGCCTTCAAAGTTAACAGACGTATATCATGCAAGTATGTCAAAAGGACATACTGAAATTGATGCATACGTTGATCCTAGTAATGGCAAATTATTAGGCAATTTTGATAGGGAGAAATCAATCGTTTCTTTTGTTAAAGAGTTACATACACATTTATTATTAGATGATATTGGTGAAACAATTATTGGTATCGTTGCAATTGCATTTATTATAATTCTTATTTCAGGTATTTATTTATGGTATCCAGGTATTAAACGAATGATTAAAAGCCTAAAAATTAAATGGAATAAAAGTCAAATGGCAAAAAATCTATCATTACATAATTTCATAGGGGTTATTACATTACCATTTTTACTTGTTGTAGCAATAACAGGAATGCTATTTCCATTCCAAGAAAATATCGAAGAATCTTTGAAATTGAAATTTACATCTAATTATCCTGAAGAACTTAAATCAGTTGATAATGGTAAAAATCAAATAGGACTAGAAACAATAGTTGCTCAAATTAATAAATTGCACCCAGAAGGTGAATTATACAAGTTAAGACTTCCATCGGAAAAAGAAGGTGTTATTGAAGCCCAATTAAGTGATGGTAGTTACGACCCTGAAGGGAAAGGAAATACAAGCGAATTTTTCGATCAATTTTCTGGAAAGCATTTAGGAACTTTTTCGAAAAATACTAAGACAGTCTATGATCAATTCTTTGTTTGGCGAGAAAGTTTACATAGAGGAACTTTTGGTGGTATTTTCGTAAAAACAATTTATGCCTTAGTTGGAATAGCACCACTTGGTTTGGGGATAACTGGGATTACAATGTGGGCGTTAAAACGAAAAAATAAAGTTAAAAAAATGAGAAAATTACAGCAAACGGCTTAA
- a CDS encoding DUF5667 domain-containing protein: MKKLLVHTTATALLLSQLGFSSSVLAAENDTVSPTDQKEEAPALVKGDFFYFVKTTVEKIQLLLTTDKVKEAELLAQFAQERIHEARELIKEGKEDLAKETLKEAISQMDTAQGQLDGKLPTVTEPTTSETTTEDTVTTKPAGDSTEVEKEDTEKVETDKQETEKEDQDKAETDKQETEKEDQDKAETDKQETEKEDQDKAETDKQETEKEDQDKVETDKHEKQKLTKEQKEIAKIQHHLNNNLLVLANVLDQVKNPKAKAAIAKNIEKSFNKISDRLEKILKHTEQDSTALKPVITVQYPDSTTDQSATPEVITTITKIEDVNDTDVKNVNEDDQGENDDKDGATEVATKPVTVEPKEEHQKPEHKSKEVKPVKVKKVKVEKEEKHVVKHEEKHVVKHENGTNHRNQGEHENRGNHKGNEKQEWKKNENSNNQGVNHGNGHGKNNK, translated from the coding sequence ATGAAAAAGTTATTAGTACATACGACTGCTACAGCACTATTATTATCTCAGTTAGGATTCTCTAGTTCAGTACTTGCTGCTGAAAATGATACAGTTTCACCAACTGACCAAAAGGAAGAAGCACCTGCATTAGTTAAAGGCGATTTCTTCTATTTTGTAAAAACAACAGTAGAAAAAATTCAACTTTTACTAACAACAGACAAAGTTAAAGAAGCAGAACTTTTAGCACAATTTGCACAAGAGCGCATTCATGAAGCAAGAGAATTAATTAAAGAAGGCAAAGAAGATTTAGCAAAAGAAACATTAAAAGAAGCTATTAGTCAAATGGACACTGCTCAAGGCCAACTGGATGGTAAACTTCCAACTGTTACTGAGCCAACGACTTCAGAAACAACAACAGAAGATACTGTAACTACGAAACCAGCAGGAGATTCAACTGAAGTAGAAAAAGAAGACACTGAAAAAGTTGAGACTGACAAACAAGAAACTGAAAAAGAAGATCAAGATAAAGCCGAAACAGACAAACAAGAAACTGAAAAAGAAGATCAAGATAAAGCCGAAACAGACAAACAAGAAACTGAAAAAGAAGATCAAGATAAAGCTGAAACAGACAAACAAGAAACTGAAAAAGAAGATCAAGATAAAGTTGAAACAGACAAGCATGAAAAACAAAAATTAACAAAAGAGCAAAAAGAAATTGCAAAAATTCAACACCATTTAAATAACAATTTACTTGTTTTAGCGAATGTTTTAGATCAAGTTAAAAATCCAAAAGCAAAAGCTGCGATTGCTAAAAATATTGAAAAGAGCTTTAACAAAATTTCTGATAGATTAGAGAAAATCTTAAAGCATACAGAACAGGATTCAACTGCTTTAAAACCAGTTATTACAGTTCAATATCCTGATTCAACTACTGATCAGTCAGCTACTCCAGAAGTTATTACAACAATCACTAAAATTGAAGACGTAAATGACACAGACGTGAAAAATGTTAATGAAGATGATCAAGGTGAAAATGATGACAAAGATGGCGCTACTGAAGTTGCTACAAAACCAGTAACAGTAGAGCCTAAGGAAGAACATCAAAAACCTGAACATAAGTCAAAAGAAGTAAAACCGGTTAAAGTTAAAAAAGTAAAAGTTGAAAAAGAAGAAAAACATGTAGTAAAGCATGAAGAAAAACACGTAGTAAAGCACGAAAATGGTACAAACCATAGAAATCAAGGTGAACATGAAAATCGTGGAAACCATAAGGGAAATGAAAAGCAAGAGTGGAAAAAGAACGAGAATTCAAATAACCAAGGTGTAAACCATGGAAATGGACATGGTAAAAATAATAAGTAA
- the sigI gene encoding RNA polymerase sigma-I factor: MLLTIFQTLYKRKEKIEDIVLTIQQSSSKELDDFIVQYTPFINKTVSTICGRYITNQEDEFSIGLNAFHEAIKLYSYKKGASFLSFAKLIIKRELIDFFRKESKYQSLTSEQTDSDDIHKQYDDHVYSSYIKNFDEINRKEEIIHFTEMLKQFGISLETLVEVSPKHEDTREHIFSVVDLVTSDEEMLTFLYKKKKLPMKELETKANISRKSLEKHRKYIIAMSIISVNEYIYLKNYLKRGN; this comes from the coding sequence TTGTTACTTACAATTTTTCAGACACTTTATAAAAGAAAAGAAAAAATTGAAGATATTGTATTAACAATACAACAGTCTTCATCAAAAGAACTAGATGATTTTATAGTTCAATATACTCCCTTTATAAACAAAACTGTTTCCACTATTTGTGGAAGATATATTACAAATCAAGAAGATGAATTTAGTATCGGTTTAAATGCATTTCATGAAGCTATTAAACTATATTCATATAAAAAAGGTGCTTCATTTCTATCTTTTGCTAAATTGATCATTAAACGAGAATTAATCGATTTCTTTCGCAAGGAATCTAAATACCAATCGTTGACCTCAGAACAAACTGATTCAGATGATATACATAAACAGTATGATGACCATGTGTATAGCTCTTATATAAAAAACTTTGATGAAATAAATCGTAAAGAAGAAATTATTCATTTCACTGAGATGCTTAAACAATTTGGAATTTCATTAGAAACATTAGTAGAGGTTTCACCTAAACATGAAGATACAAGAGAACATATTTTTTCAGTTGTAGACCTTGTTACTTCTGATGAAGAAATGTTAACTTTTCTATATAAAAAGAAAAAATTACCGATGAAAGAACTAGAAACTAAAGCTAATATAAGTCGAAAATCGCTAGAAAAACATAGAAAGTATATAATTGCCATGAGTATCATTAGCGTCAATGAGTATATTTATTTAAAAAACTATTTAAAAAGGGGGAACTGA
- a CDS encoding MFS transporter, which translates to MSNLAKSKNQRTNVNQKSGLLNQPKAIWAVGFACIIAFMGIGLVDPILPAIAEKMHASKSDVTLLFTSYNLVMAFAMLITGFISSRIGIKWTLLLGILIIAVFAGLGGNSSSIWELVWLRGGWGLGNALFVATALSAIVSLSRSGVAQSIILYETAIGLGISVGPLLGGELGSISWRGPFFGVACLMVIAFLSLSFMMPKTPVTQNTKKTSFLDPFRALKHRSLFTLGITAFLYNFGFFTLLAFSPFFMGLKEHGLGFVFLGWGLLLAITSVFMAPKLQKKFGTLKSMYAMLTLFAITLIVMGIGTDTNSVIIVCVIIAGAFLGNNNTLITTAVMQAAPVERSTASAAYSFLRFLGGAIAPYLAGKLAEWYNPHVPFYVGGCFVLLSVIFLFINKKHLIHIDKAESAH; encoded by the coding sequence ATGTCAAACTTGGCAAAAAGTAAAAATCAAAGGACAAATGTAAATCAAAAGTCAGGTCTTTTGAATCAGCCAAAAGCTATTTGGGCTGTTGGTTTTGCTTGTATTATTGCATTCATGGGAATTGGATTAGTTGACCCAATTTTACCAGCAATTGCTGAAAAAATGCATGCTTCTAAAAGTGATGTAACGCTTCTTTTTACAAGTTACAATTTAGTAATGGCATTCGCGATGTTAATAACAGGTTTTATTTCTTCACGTATTGGAATTAAGTGGACACTTCTGTTAGGTATACTAATTATTGCAGTCTTCGCAGGTCTTGGAGGAAATTCAAGCAGTATATGGGAATTAGTATGGTTACGCGGAGGTTGGGGTCTAGGTAACGCACTATTCGTTGCGACTGCATTATCTGCTATTGTTTCATTATCTAGATCAGGTGTTGCACAATCGATTATTTTATACGAAACTGCGATTGGTCTTGGGATTTCAGTTGGCCCACTTTTAGGTGGAGAATTAGGTTCAATCTCTTGGAGAGGCCCATTTTTTGGTGTAGCTTGCTTAATGGTAATTGCATTTTTATCTCTTTCCTTTATGATGCCAAAAACACCTGTCACACAAAATACGAAAAAAACATCGTTCCTTGATCCATTCCGTGCACTTAAACATAGATCATTATTTACATTAGGTATTACAGCATTTTTATATAACTTTGGATTCTTTACTTTATTAGCATTTTCACCATTCTTTATGGGATTAAAGGAGCATGGTTTAGGATTCGTATTCTTAGGATGGGGACTTTTATTAGCAATTACATCTGTATTTATGGCACCAAAATTACAAAAAAAATTTGGTACACTTAAATCGATGTATGCTATGTTAACTCTTTTCGCTATCACACTTATCGTTATGGGAATTGGAACAGATACGAATAGTGTCATTATTGTTTGTGTAATAATTGCTGGTGCATTTTTAGGAAATAACAATACATTAATTACAACGGCAGTAATGCAAGCAGCTCCAGTTGAACGTTCAACAGCATCAGCTGCATATAGCTTTTTACGTTTCCTTGGTGGAGCAATTGCACCATATTTAGCAGGTAAACTTGCTGAATGGTATAATCCACACGTACCTTTTTATGTAGGTGGATGTTTCGTATTACTATCGGTAATTTTCTTGTTTATTAATAAAAAACATTTAATTCATATCGATAAAGCAGAATCTGCACACTAA